Within Halorubrum lacusprofundi ATCC 49239, the genomic segment GAGCGTTCCCGAGCACACCCACCCCGACCGGACGGTGTTGTTCCACGCGCTGACGGGGGCGTTCGAGGTGCGACTCGACGGTGAGATGCACGCGGTCGAAGCGGGGGAGATTGTCAGGTTCGACGGCGAGACGGCGATCGAGCCGACCGCGACCGAGGACGCCACCGCGCTCGTGGTGCTGGCGCTGAAACCGGACGAGTGAGTCGGTGATAGCGGTTGGCTCCGCCGGCGACGTTTTATATATCGCCGTCGAATCCGGCCCATGGAGACGACCCGCCAGCGTATCGCCGACACCCTCCGCGAGGGGCCAGCGACTGCGAGCGACCTCGGGGTGACGTTTTCGCTGCCGACGCCCGTCGTGTACGACCACGTGGAGCACGTCTCGCGGTCGGTCGAGGGCGACGCGGAGCTGCTGGTCGCGCCGCCCGAGTGCCGCGACTGCGGCTTCGACGGCTTCGATGACCCGATCAACCAGCCCTCGCGGTGCCCGGAGTGTAAGAGCGAGCGGATCGAAGAGCCGGCGTTCGTAATTCGGTAGGACCTTTGCTTTTTAAAAAGTAGGCCGAGACCTGCGATCCATGGCGATCGCCCTCCCGGATCTGTTCGTCGACTCTCGATTCTACTTATAAATGCGCTCGGAGATCCGCCTACATCTCCTCAAGCAGCGTCTCTGCTGCGGCCGCCGACGATCCCGGGCCGCGCCCGGTGATCAGGTCGCCGTCGACCGTGACGCTCGTGTCGGCGTCGAGCTCGGCGTCCCAGTCGGCGCCCGCGAGGACGACCTCGTCTTCCACCCAGTACGGGAGCTTCCGTCCGTCCGGCATCACGTCGTCGTCGTCCACGATGTCCTCCTCCCACGCGTTCGGGAAGCCGGTGACGGAGCGCCCCTCGACGAGCGGGGTCCCGTCGGCCTCGCGGGTGAACGCGAGAATGCCGACCGCGTGGCAGACGACGAGCGCGACGCTCTCGTCGCCCGCGACCGCGTCGAGCAGAAGCTGGCGGGCGTGACGGTCCTGATTCACGTCCCAGACGGTGCCGTGACCGCCGGGGAACACGACCGCGTCGTAGCCGTCGGCCGCGACGTGCGCGATCGGCTCGGGATCGTTCAGCCCCGGATGCTCCTCGTCGACCTCGCGAAGCTCCGCGACTCGCTCTTCGCCCCCTGCGGCGTCCGGGTCGAGC encodes:
- a CDS encoding transcriptional regulator, which translates into the protein METTRQRIADTLREGPATASDLGVTFSLPTPVVYDHVEHVSRSVEGDAELLVAPPECRDCGFDGFDDPINQPSRCPECKSERIEEPAFVIR
- a CDS encoding type 1 glutamine amidotransferase domain-containing protein, giving the protein MTSALFVVSEEGYWAEECIEPLTTLEAEGVDVTIATPSGSPPVVDERSLDPDAAGGEERVAELREVDEEHPGLNDPEPIAHVAADGYDAVVFPGGHGTVWDVNQDRHARQLLLDAVAGDESVALVVCHAVGILAFTREADGTPLVEGRSVTGFPNAWEEDIVDDDDVMPDGRKLPYWVEDEVVLAGADWDAELDADTSVTVDGDLITGRGPGSSAAAAETLLEEM